Part of the Acetomicrobium sp. S15 = DSM 107314 genome is shown below.
CCAAGCGGCTCTGGAAACTCGCCTTTGATCATAAATGGCACAACATTGCTGTAGCCAGTGCTTGCCATTAATTCTCGCCATAAATCGTAGCCGCCCCCGAAGAACATCCACGCCATATAGTCCCAATTGTCCATGCCAAACGGGCCACCCGCAGCACATGAAAAGAGCGTAAAAGCGGAATTTTTGCCGACCCAATAACCTTCCCATCCTTGCCCAGCCTCCAAGATGCCTCTATTTACGGCATCGAGCACCTCGTAGGCCGGAACTATCGTGCCGGGGGCGAGCAATGGCCCAAGCTGCAGCCGGCCCTGACTCATTGCCCCGATGCGCTCAATGGCCCTTTCCCCGTGTACAAAGTCCCATGATCCCACTCCAAATGTGCTCTGCGTCCTCCACTTTATCGGTTTTTCCTGCGCCGTCGCATCTGTAGCATAAGCTGCAAAAACAAGGGCCACAATGATCGCAACTCCAACCACCCATATACCTGACCTTTTCACCATACTCACACCTCCTACCTAAAATAAAATCTCGAACTCACGCGGTTATCTTAAGGCTTTATCTATACCACCTGACCACCCCCTTTGCCGCACTTATAAAGCGAGCTCCTTACCTGCCATAAGCCAACGTCGGCAACCACAAAACTATCTAAATGACCTGGCGCCGCCAATTTTGTCAATGCTCATCGGCAGCACTAGGCATATGGACTAATACTCGTTTTTTAAATTTCTAACTTACTTCTTCCAGTAGTAATCGGCCACTTTAGAATAATCTATGTAGAATTTTCGCCTATAGGGAACATACTTGGACGCCCACTCTTTCTGCGACTCATAAATCTTCTTAAACATAGGGTTAGTCTCGCATTCTCTAGCTGCAACCTTATCCCACGCTTCAAGAAGTTTATCTACAACATCGGGAGGTGTCTCGACCACTTTAACACCCATTTCCTTTTCCATCTTTTCCAGCGCCCATTGCCCCTGCACCCACTCTTCGAAGTTGTTCTTCAGCGCCATCTCATTACATACCGTCTCTACGATGTTTTTTAGATCCTGAGACAACGATTCCCACTTCTTTTTATTTATATATATAGATGTGTTGCCTGTGGGCTGGTGTATTCCAGGGGCATGATAGTATTTCAAGATATCCGGTATACCAAGCAATAGATCACTATGGGGATCGCTGTATTCCGTTGCGTCTATGGTCTTCCTCTCCAACAGGGGAAGGATCTCCCCTCCTGGTACATTGACTACTGCCACGCCGGCTTCTTTAAAGACTTCGGCAGCTAAACCAGCCACCCGCATCTTAAGGCCTTTAAGATCCTCAAAGCTCGTTATGGGTTTTGGGAACCATCCAAGCGGCTCTGGAAACTCGCCTTTGATCATAAATGGCACAACATTGCTGTAGCCAGTGCTTGCCATTAATTCTCGCCATAAATCGTAGCCGCCCCCGAAGAACATCCACGCCATATAGTCCCAATTGTCCATGCCAAAC
Proteins encoded:
- a CDS encoding TRAP transporter substrate-binding protein; this encodes FGMDNWDYMAWMFFGGGYDLWRELMASTGYSNVVPFMIKGEFPEPLGWFPKPITSFEDLKGLKMRVAGLAAEVFKEAGVAVVNVPGGEILPLLERKTIDATEYSDPHSDLLLGIPDILKYYHAPGIHQPTGNTSIYINKKKWESLSQDLKNIVETVCNEMALKNNFEEWVQGQWALEKMEKEMGVKVVETPPDVVDKLLEAWDKVAARECETNPMFKKIYESQKEWASKYVPYRRKFYIDYSKVADYYWKK